In Flavobacterium sp. WV_118_3, one DNA window encodes the following:
- a CDS encoding MotA/TolQ/ExbB proton channel family protein has product MIFNFLLQANPVPTEPVVNEPVVANTAIESVNFFQLIMKGGVMVIPIFILFFLTVYIIVERYLYIKKQTKLDNSLINEVKYQLNSGNIQSAAMICDKSNTAYGTVLRNGVNTIGRPINEIDLALEKSANIEMGLMEKKLGYLGIVAGIAPILGFIGTISGVIKIFYTISITENISIGNISGGLYEKMISSGLGLIVGVIAYAAYHFFNMMIDHFALNMQRQGLEFINVIQQPNTK; this is encoded by the coding sequence ATGATTTTTAATTTTTTGTTGCAAGCGAACCCGGTTCCGACAGAACCAGTTGTAAATGAACCAGTAGTGGCCAATACAGCGATCGAATCCGTTAATTTTTTCCAGTTGATCATGAAAGGTGGGGTTATGGTAATCCCAATCTTTATCCTGTTTTTCCTAACGGTTTACATTATTGTGGAACGCTATCTGTATATCAAAAAGCAAACAAAATTGGATAACTCGTTGATTAATGAGGTGAAATACCAGTTAAATTCCGGAAACATCCAGTCGGCTGCAATGATTTGCGACAAATCGAATACGGCCTATGGAACGGTATTACGCAATGGTGTCAATACCATTGGCCGACCAATTAACGAAATTGACCTGGCTTTGGAAAAAAGCGCTAATATCGAAATGGGATTAATGGAAAAGAAATTAGGGTATTTGGGAATCGTAGCCGGTATTGCACCAATCTTAGGATTTATCGGAACTATTTCCGGGGTAATCAAGATTTTCTATACGATTTCGATCACCGAAAATATCAGTATCGGAAACATCTCCGGAGGTTTATATGAAAAAATGATCAGTAGTGGTTTAGGGCTAATTGTAGGGGTAATTGCCTATGCAGCCTATCACTTTTTTAATATGATGATCGACCATTTTGCACTCAATATGCAGCGTCAGGGATTAGAATTTATCAATGTTATTCAACAGCCAAATACGAAATAA
- a CDS encoding DUF1599 domain-containing protein, translating into MSNTSQEFDKVISICRNLYSNKMKDYGSAWRILRLPSLTDQIFIKAQRIRSLQENDVRKINEDETSEFIGIINYSIMALIQLDLGVADQPDLGVEKAVALYDEKVKICKDLMEAKNHDYGEAWRDLRVSSLTDLILQKLLRVKQIEDNKGKTLVSEGIDANYQDMLNYAVFALIHLGKAT; encoded by the coding sequence ATGAGCAATACCTCACAGGAATTTGACAAGGTTATTTCTATTTGCCGCAACCTCTATAGCAATAAAATGAAAGACTACGGAAGTGCCTGGCGCATTTTGCGTTTGCCGTCGCTAACCGATCAGATTTTTATCAAAGCACAACGCATCCGCAGTTTACAGGAAAATGATGTCCGCAAGATCAACGAAGATGAAACGTCTGAGTTTATCGGAATTATCAATTATTCCATTATGGCGCTGATTCAGTTGGATCTTGGCGTTGCGGATCAACCGGATCTTGGTGTGGAAAAAGCCGTGGCGTTATACGACGAAAAAGTAAAAATCTGCAAAGACCTGATGGAAGCCAAAAACCACGATTATGGCGAGGCTTGGCGTGATTTGCGCGTGAGTTCCCTGACCGATCTGATTCTGCAGAAATTATTACGTGTAAAACAAATCGAAGACAACAAAGGAAAAACACTCGTATCCGAAGGAATCGACGCCAATTATCAGGATATGCTGAACTATGCCGTTTTCGCCCTGATTCATTTGGGAAAAGCCACATAA
- a CDS encoding biopolymer transporter ExbD, which translates to MRIKRNRRFHAEVATSALSDIMFFLLLFFLIISTLANPNVINLMLPKAEAKETTNKQFISLSVTEDKHYFVDKQEVPFDELETKLLEKLGTQKEQTIVVRIPYNLQVQDLVDLLQIGVRNKLKFVIATAKS; encoded by the coding sequence ATGAGAATCAAAAGAAATAGACGTTTTCACGCCGAAGTAGCTACCTCTGCTTTGAGTGATATTATGTTCTTTTTATTGCTGTTTTTCCTGATTATTTCCACGTTGGCGAATCCGAATGTGATCAATCTGATGTTACCAAAAGCAGAAGCGAAGGAAACAACCAACAAGCAATTTATCAGTCTTTCCGTTACGGAAGATAAACACTATTTTGTAGACAAACAGGAAGTGCCTTTTGACGAACTGGAAACCAAATTGCTGGAAAAACTGGGCACACAAAAAGAACAAACCATAGTCGTGCGAATTCCATATAACCTACAGGTACAGGATTTAGTGGATTTGTTACAGATAGGTGTTCGGAACAAATTAAAATTTGTAATCGCAACAGCGAAAAGCTAA
- the secDF gene encoding protein translocase subunit SecDF encodes MQNKGLIKFFAILFALVSIYQLSFTFVTNNIEKKAKAFANGDSKKELFYLDSIGKEKVFLGHTFNEVRAKQINKGLDLEGGINVILQISVKDVLKGLANNSKNPVFNKALAEATKNREGNQSYLDAFFIAFDKESNGATKLASPEIFGNRNLSDVIKFDMSDAQVKAVLRKKVEESVESAFRVLRERIDKFGVTQPNIQKLGESGRILVELPGAKDVDRITKLLQSTAQLEFWETYKTDEIGNFLLAANETLKKTEKATVETKEAAKKTDIDSLLTNKATDSAAAKKGNNPLLDLVVGGGQQGSPVLAYFNPKDTAKVNSYLKRDDIRSLLPAEQRYVRFAWGKLNPKAPNVVELYALKANREGIPPMSGGVITDARESFDQMGRPSVTMQMNATGAKKWEELTGKAYTQQSNIAIVLDNIVYSAPGVSSGPIAGGRSEISGVFDVAETKDLANILRAGKLPASAEIVQSEVVGPSLGQQAIDNGITSSLVGLLLVSLWMVFYYGKAGWYANIALAVNLLFLFGILASLGAVLTLPGIAGIVLTMGTAVDANIIIYERAKEELRLGKSLDEAVRFSFTWRGAMSSITDANVTHVLTGLVLLIFGTGPIKGFATTLLIGIFTSLFTSIFITRMLLDWGVSRGTKLQFSTAITKNWFTNFHFDFLKIKKWTYLFSGLVVVVSCISFAINGLDEGVDFVGGRTFQVKFEKAIEPSEIADALSKEDVFGSAEAKVFGDANQLKITTKYKVQETSSEVDKEVNEKLYNALKHYYSNDISYDKFVNTFDGKKIGVLQASKVSAAVSDDIKTNSYWAVLGSMAIVFVYLMISFRKWQYSLGAIAAVAHDVIFVLGIYSLCYKFMPFHMEMDQHFIAAILTVIGYSMNDTVIVFDRVREYLAGNTKGHFNDIVNKSINTTLSRTINTSLTLLLVLLIMFIFGGESIRGFIFAMLVGITVGTYSSLFIATPVLCDTVTKKEREEIEARHNKTEE; translated from the coding sequence ATGCAGAATAAAGGACTCATTAAATTTTTTGCAATACTTTTTGCACTGGTAAGTATTTACCAGCTATCCTTCACATTTGTTACCAATAATATCGAGAAAAAGGCGAAAGCCTTTGCGAACGGAGACTCTAAAAAAGAGTTGTTCTATCTGGACTCTATTGGTAAAGAAAAAGTTTTTTTAGGTCATACTTTTAACGAAGTACGTGCTAAACAAATTAATAAAGGTCTTGACTTAGAAGGAGGAATCAACGTGATTCTTCAGATCTCTGTTAAAGACGTGTTGAAAGGATTAGCGAATAATTCTAAAAATCCAGTTTTCAATAAAGCGCTTGCAGAAGCAACCAAAAACAGAGAAGGTAACCAAAGTTATTTGGATGCTTTCTTTATCGCTTTTGACAAAGAATCAAACGGAGCAACGAAATTGGCATCGCCAGAAATTTTTGGAAACAGAAATTTAAGTGATGTAATCAAATTCGATATGTCCGATGCACAAGTAAAAGCTGTGCTACGAAAAAAAGTGGAAGAGTCTGTAGAAAGTGCTTTCCGTGTATTGAGAGAGCGTATCGACAAATTCGGGGTTACACAACCAAACATCCAGAAATTAGGAGAATCAGGAAGAATCTTGGTTGAGCTTCCGGGTGCTAAGGATGTAGACCGTATTACAAAATTATTACAAAGTACGGCTCAGTTAGAATTCTGGGAAACGTATAAAACGGACGAAATCGGAAACTTCCTTTTGGCGGCTAACGAGACGTTAAAGAAAACAGAAAAAGCAACAGTTGAGACAAAAGAAGCTGCTAAGAAGACAGATATTGACTCATTATTAACCAATAAAGCAACCGATTCGGCTGCAGCAAAAAAAGGAAACAATCCATTATTGGATTTAGTAGTAGGTGGTGGACAACAAGGAAGTCCGGTATTGGCTTACTTTAATCCAAAAGATACTGCAAAAGTTAATTCGTATTTAAAAAGAGATGACATCCGTTCTTTATTACCGGCAGAACAGCGTTATGTACGTTTTGCATGGGGTAAATTAAATCCGAAAGCACCAAACGTAGTAGAATTATATGCATTAAAAGCAAACAGAGAAGGCATTCCCCCAATGAGTGGCGGTGTTATTACCGATGCTAGAGAATCATTTGACCAAATGGGACGTCCGTCTGTAACGATGCAGATGAACGCAACAGGAGCGAAGAAATGGGAAGAGTTAACCGGGAAAGCGTATACACAACAAAGTAACATCGCTATCGTATTGGATAACATCGTATATTCTGCACCGGGAGTATCTTCAGGACCAATCGCAGGAGGACGTTCTGAAATTTCAGGAGTATTCGACGTAGCGGAAACAAAAGACTTGGCAAACATCTTAAGAGCAGGTAAATTACCGGCATCTGCAGAAATCGTACAATCAGAGGTTGTAGGTCCGTCATTAGGACAACAAGCTATCGATAACGGTATTACATCCTCATTAGTAGGTTTATTATTAGTATCCCTATGGATGGTATTCTACTACGGTAAAGCAGGTTGGTATGCCAACATCGCTTTAGCAGTGAATTTATTATTCCTTTTCGGAATCTTGGCAAGCTTAGGTGCGGTATTAACCTTACCAGGTATCGCGGGTATCGTATTAACAATGGGTACTGCGGTGGATGCGAACATCATTATCTACGAAAGAGCAAAAGAAGAATTGCGATTAGGGAAGTCGTTAGACGAAGCGGTACGTTTCTCCTTTACATGGAGAGGTGCGATGTCGTCGATTACGGATGCGAACGTAACACACGTATTAACCGGTTTGGTACTATTGATCTTCGGAACAGGACCAATCAAAGGATTTGCTACAACATTATTGATCGGTATCTTTACTTCATTGTTTACATCAATCTTTATTACAAGAATGTTATTAGACTGGGGTGTAAGCAGAGGAACGAAACTACAATTCTCAACAGCAATTACTAAAAACTGGTTTACCAACTTCCACTTCGATTTCTTAAAAATCAAAAAATGGACGTATTTATTCTCCGGATTAGTAGTGGTGGTGAGTTGTATCTCTTTCGCAATCAACGGATTGGATGAGGGTGTGGATTTCGTTGGAGGTAGAACCTTCCAGGTGAAATTTGAAAAAGCGATCGAGCCATCTGAAATTGCTGACGCCTTATCAAAAGAAGACGTATTCGGAAGTGCTGAAGCAAAAGTATTTGGTGATGCGAATCAGTTAAAAATTACAACGAAATACAAAGTTCAGGAGACTAGTTCTGAAGTAGATAAAGAAGTAAACGAAAAATTATATAATGCTTTAAAACATTATTACTCAAATGATATTTCGTATGACAAATTTGTAAATACATTCGACGGTAAGAAAATCGGGGTATTACAAGCTTCAAAAGTAAGTGCAGCCGTATCAGACGATATCAAAACCAACTCATACTGGGCGGTATTGGGATCTATGGCAATTGTATTCGTTTACTTAATGATCTCGTTCCGTAAGTGGCAGTATTCATTAGGAGCGATCGCAGCAGTAGCACACGACGTTATCTTCGTATTGGGTATTTACTCATTATGTTACAAATTCATGCCGTTCCACATGGAGATGGACCAGCACTTTATCGCAGCGATCCTAACGGTTATCGGTTACTCGATGAATGATACCGTAATTGTATTCGACAGGGTTCGTGAGTACCTTGCCGGTAATACAAAAGGACACTTTAACGATATCGTAAACAAATCGATTAATACAACCTTATCAAGAACGATCAATACATCGTTAACATTACTATTGGTATTGTTAATCATGTTCATCTTCGGTGGTGAGTCAATCCGTGGATTTATCTTCGCGATGTTGGTTGGTATTACTGTGGGTACATACTCCTCTTTATTTATTGCAACACCGGTTCTTTGTGATACGGTTACGAAAAAAGAAAGAGAAGAAATCGAAGCACGTCACAACAAGACAGAAGAATAA
- a CDS encoding ABC transporter permease, whose protein sequence is MLRYLLHKTGYALLTLFGVITVIFFLFNVLPGDPARMMLDQNENSEQLALVKKKYGFDKPIGTQYWYYLNDLSPISFHSKNSEDYTFLSEGKYNALPLFSVGNSAVVLKTPYLRESFQKSGKKVTQVIGDTLPNTVILAFFAIVIAILIGIVLGIVSAVYKDSWLDRLIALVSTLGMSVPSFFSAILFAWFFGFLLHRYTHLNMTGSLYEVDDFGNGTYIQWKNIILPAVVLGIRPLGVVIQLMRNSLLEVMSQDYIRTARAKGLSELQVIKRHALKNALNPVVTAVSGWFASMLAGAVFVEYIFGWNGLGKEIVDALNTLDLPVIMGAVLVIATTFVVINILVDLIYAYLDPKIKLQ, encoded by the coding sequence ATGCTTCGTTACCTGCTTCATAAAACCGGATATGCACTGTTAACACTTTTCGGAGTGATAACAGTGATTTTCTTTTTATTTAATGTCCTTCCCGGCGATCCGGCGCGAATGATGCTCGATCAGAATGAAAATTCCGAACAGCTGGCGTTGGTCAAAAAGAAATATGGTTTTGATAAGCCAATAGGAACGCAGTATTGGTATTATCTGAACGACCTTTCTCCAATTTCCTTCCACAGTAAAAACAGCGAGGATTATACCTTTCTTTCGGAAGGAAAATACAACGCTTTACCATTGTTTTCGGTTGGAAATTCAGCGGTCGTTTTAAAAACACCGTATTTGCGGGAAAGCTTTCAGAAAAGCGGAAAAAAAGTCACTCAGGTTATTGGTGATACGTTGCCGAATACGGTAATCCTGGCCTTTTTTGCCATTGTGATTGCCATCCTGATCGGAATCGTACTCGGAATTGTTTCGGCAGTTTATAAAGACAGCTGGCTCGACCGGTTAATCGCTTTGGTGAGTACGCTCGGCATGAGTGTGCCTTCCTTTTTTAGTGCGATCCTGTTTGCCTGGTTTTTCGGATTCCTGTTACACCGTTATACGCATCTGAATATGACCGGTAGCCTATATGAAGTGGACGATTTTGGAAACGGGACTTATATTCAGTGGAAAAATATTATTTTACCGGCTGTGGTACTTGGAATCCGACCGTTAGGCGTTGTGATTCAGTTAATGCGAAACTCATTACTGGAGGTTATGAGTCAGGATTATATCCGAACTGCGAGAGCCAAAGGTTTAAGCGAATTGCAGGTGATTAAACGTCACGCCCTGAAAAACGCCTTAAATCCGGTGGTAACGGCCGTTTCCGGTTGGTTCGCCTCGATGTTGGCCGGTGCCGTTTTTGTGGAATATATTTTTGGCTGGAACGGATTGGGTAAAGAAATCGTTGATGCTTTAAATACGCTTGATCTTCCGGTAATTATGGGCGCGGTTTTAGTAATTGCAACCACTTTTGTGGTGATCAATATATTGGTAGATCTGATTTATGCCTATCTCGATCCGAAAATCAAATTACAATAA
- a CDS encoding TlpA disulfide reductase family protein produces the protein MKNIVAMALMLVLSIACTNAQTPKEFAKESLDYKMVSPEGQEITFKDVLKKYKGKTVVIDVWASWCPDCIKGMPKVVNLQNEFTDVVYLFISADKTPEAWKKGIEKYNVNGEHYLLTDGMKGAFGKSIKLDWIPRYMVVDKKGKIALFKAIEADDENLITTLKTLK, from the coding sequence ATGAAAAACATAGTCGCTATGGCATTGATGTTGGTTTTATCGATCGCCTGTACCAATGCACAAACCCCGAAAGAATTCGCAAAAGAGAGCCTGGACTATAAAATGGTAAGCCCGGAAGGTCAGGAAATTACCTTTAAAGACGTGCTTAAAAAATACAAAGGCAAAACCGTGGTAATCGATGTTTGGGCATCCTGGTGTCCGGATTGTATCAAAGGAATGCCAAAAGTGGTCAACCTGCAAAATGAGTTTACCGATGTGGTATATTTGTTTATCTCAGCCGATAAAACACCGGAAGCCTGGAAAAAAGGAATTGAAAAATACAATGTAAACGGCGAGCATTACCTATTGACCGACGGTATGAAAGGTGCTTTCGGAAAATCGATTAAGCTGGACTGGATTCCGCGTTATATGGTAGTGGACAAAAAAGGAAAAATTGCGTTGTTCAAAGCTATTGAAGCAGATGACGAAAATCTGATTACGACTTTAAAAACTTTAAAATAA
- the tpiA gene encoding triose-phosphate isomerase, producing the protein MRHSIVAGNWKMHKNASETEDLLNDLIEKLPSDKEVEIIVAPTFVNLSSAVQHLEFTNIGVAAQNMHQAESGAFTGEISADMLKNIGVDIVILGHSERRSYFHETDALLANKVDTALKHELRVIFCFGEELKDRQNQQHFNIVENQLKDGLFHLDAKAWENIVLAYEPVWAIGTGETATPDQAQEMHQFIRQTVEDKYGREVAENVSILYGGSVKPDNAKEIFSKPDVDGGLIGGAALKADDFAAIVAAV; encoded by the coding sequence ATGAGACATAGTATTGTTGCAGGAAACTGGAAAATGCACAAAAATGCATCTGAAACCGAGGATTTATTAAACGACCTGATCGAAAAATTACCTTCCGATAAAGAGGTGGAAATTATCGTAGCGCCTACGTTTGTAAATCTGTCTTCAGCGGTACAACATTTGGAATTTACCAATATCGGTGTGGCGGCGCAAAACATGCATCAGGCCGAAAGTGGTGCTTTTACCGGAGAAATATCGGCCGATATGCTAAAAAATATCGGTGTGGATATCGTAATTCTGGGGCATTCCGAAAGACGTTCGTATTTTCATGAAACGGATGCTTTATTGGCTAATAAAGTCGATACGGCTTTAAAACACGAATTACGCGTGATTTTCTGTTTTGGTGAGGAGTTAAAAGACCGTCAGAACCAACAACATTTTAACATCGTGGAAAACCAGTTAAAAGACGGATTATTCCATTTGGATGCCAAAGCCTGGGAAAACATCGTATTGGCATACGAACCCGTTTGGGCAATCGGAACCGGCGAAACCGCTACTCCGGATCAGGCGCAGGAAATGCACCAATTTATCCGTCAGACCGTAGAAGACAAATACGGTCGCGAAGTAGCCGAAAACGTTTCCATTTTATACGGGGGCAGCGTAAAACCGGATAATGCCAAAGAAATCTTTTCAAAACCCGATGTAGACGGTGGATTAATTGGCGGCGCAGCCTTAAAAGCCGATGATTTCGCCGCAATTGTTGCTGCTGTTTAA
- a CDS encoding BT_3928 family protein translates to MKKFLVHFSRLFVGVLFIISGLIKLNDPMGFSFKLEEYFAENVLNLPFFIPYALIIAVFVVVFEVVLGVALLIGFKPKFTMWSLLLMIVFFTFLTFYSAYFNKVTDCGCFGDALKLTPWESFTKDLVLLFFILILFFNQKLIQPLFSGTVNALTVFVSYSLCLFMGYYVLNHLPLKDFRAYKVGTNIQKGMEIPEGAPRSVYEMNFVYKVNGQEQNFNEKQLMNLPEGAEFVRRDDKLISKGYEPPIHDFSIEKDGESYTEAMLHEPKLIMLVSYDLNKANTKGLQKAEEFYKKATAKGYKVIGMTASNDEVIQKVKADNKLTFDYYFCDGTTLKTIERANPSIVVLEKGTIVQKAHWNDIDAVELK, encoded by the coding sequence ATGAAGAAATTTTTAGTTCACTTTTCACGTCTGTTTGTTGGCGTACTGTTCATTATATCTGGTTTGATCAAACTGAATGACCCAATGGGGTTTTCGTTTAAACTGGAAGAATATTTCGCCGAAAATGTTTTAAACCTTCCGTTCTTTATTCCCTACGCGCTAATTATTGCCGTTTTTGTAGTGGTATTTGAAGTGGTTTTGGGAGTAGCACTCCTAATCGGGTTTAAGCCAAAATTCACCATGTGGAGTTTACTATTAATGATCGTTTTCTTTACGTTCCTAACATTCTATTCGGCGTATTTCAACAAAGTAACCGACTGTGGTTGTTTTGGTGATGCCTTAAAACTCACGCCGTGGGAATCGTTTACCAAAGATCTCGTACTCTTGTTTTTTATCCTGATATTATTCTTTAACCAAAAACTGATTCAGCCGTTATTTAGCGGTACCGTAAATGCGCTTACCGTTTTTGTGAGCTATTCACTATGTCTTTTTATGGGTTATTATGTATTGAATCATTTGCCGTTAAAAGATTTCAGAGCCTATAAAGTGGGAACCAACATTCAGAAAGGAATGGAAATTCCCGAGGGTGCGCCGCGTTCGGTATATGAAATGAATTTTGTGTACAAAGTAAACGGACAAGAACAAAACTTCAACGAAAAACAATTGATGAACCTGCCGGAAGGCGCTGAGTTTGTTCGTCGTGACGATAAATTAATTTCGAAAGGATACGAACCGCCTATCCACGATTTCAGCATCGAAAAAGACGGTGAAAGTTATACCGAAGCCATGTTACACGAGCCAAAATTGATCATGCTGGTTTCGTACGATCTGAATAAAGCCAATACCAAAGGTTTACAAAAAGCCGAGGAATTCTATAAAAAAGCAACCGCCAAAGGCTATAAAGTCATCGGGATGACAGCTTCGAACGATGAAGTAATCCAAAAAGTAAAAGCGGATAACAAATTAACTTTCGATTACTATTTCTGCGATGGAACGACCTTAAAAACGATCGAAAGAGCCAATCCAAGTATTGTAGTGTTGGAAAAAGGAACGATTGTTCAGAAAGCACACTGGAACGATATCGACGCCGTCGAACTAAAATAA
- the mdh gene encoding malate dehydrogenase, whose product MKVTIVGAGNVGATCADVISYRGIASEVVLLDIKEGFAEGKAMDIMQCATTTGFNTRVSGSTNDYSKTAGSDVVVITSGIPRKPGMTREELIGINAGIVKSVAENVLKYSPDTIIVVVSNPMDTMTYLTLKATGLPKNRIIGMGGALDSSRFKYYLSKALDKPSNDVQGMVIGGHGDTTMIPLTRLASYNGSPVGDFLAQDVLDKVAADTMVGGATLTGLLGTSAWYAPGASVAYLVDSILNDQKRMIPCSVYLEGEYGQNDICIGVPCIIGKNGIEEIVAIALNDAEKALFAKSADAVRTMNGDLKSVLA is encoded by the coding sequence ATGAAAGTAACAATAGTTGGCGCAGGAAATGTAGGAGCAACTTGTGCAGATGTTATCTCTTATAGAGGAATTGCAAGCGAAGTGGTATTGTTGGATATCAAAGAAGGATTTGCAGAAGGTAAGGCGATGGACATCATGCAGTGCGCAACAACAACAGGATTTAATACACGTGTTTCGGGAAGTACGAACGATTATTCTAAAACAGCGGGAAGCGATGTGGTGGTGATCACCTCAGGTATTCCGAGAAAACCGGGAATGACCCGTGAGGAATTAATCGGAATCAATGCCGGAATTGTAAAATCGGTAGCGGAAAACGTGTTAAAATATTCTCCGGATACGATTATAGTGGTGGTGTCGAATCCTATGGACACGATGACCTACTTAACCTTAAAAGCGACCGGATTACCGAAAAACAGAATCATTGGTATGGGGGGTGCTTTGGATAGTTCCCGTTTTAAATATTATTTATCAAAAGCATTGGATAAACCGTCTAATGATGTTCAAGGTATGGTAATTGGCGGACATGGTGATACCACCATGATTCCGTTAACACGTTTGGCATCCTATAACGGAAGCCCGGTTGGCGACTTCCTGGCGCAAGACGTATTGGATAAGGTAGCGGCCGATACTATGGTTGGAGGAGCTACATTAACAGGGCTGTTGGGAACATCGGCCTGGTATGCACCGGGAGCGTCAGTGGCGTACCTGGTAGATAGTATTTTAAACGACCAAAAACGTATGATTCCATGTTCGGTTTATCTGGAAGGGGAATACGGTCAAAATGATATTTGTATTGGTGTGCCGTGTATTATCGGTAAAAACGGAATTGAAGAAATTGTAGCTATCGCCTTAAACGATGCCGAAAAAGCCCTTTTTGCGAAGAGTGCCGATGCGGTTAGAACTATGAATGGTGATCTTAAATCTGTTTTGGCATAG